The Myxococcota bacterium genome has a segment encoding these proteins:
- a CDS encoding MlaE family lipid ABC transporter permease subunit: MALGASIQQLGAGSTARVTSVGAMTRFATLIVGACLRPPVRIRKLVDEVYDVGVLSLAIVCTSGLAVGMVLGLQGYNVLVRFGAESSLGVVVGLTLIRELGPVLTGLLVAGRAGSAATAEIGAMVATEQMDGLRMMSVDPIHYVVMPKAIALTLVMPLLSALFIALSIFGGYLVGVQLLGLDGGAYLSSLENGVTYQDDVVGSLLKSWIFGMLVGLIATYRGFTCEPNSAGVSRATTSTVVTTSVCILLFDYVITALWGF, encoded by the coding sequence GTGGCGCTCGGAGCGTCGATCCAGCAGCTCGGAGCGGGGAGCACCGCGCGCGTGACGAGCGTCGGGGCGATGACGCGCTTCGCGACGCTCATCGTCGGCGCGTGCCTGCGCCCGCCCGTCCGCATCCGCAAGCTCGTCGACGAGGTCTACGACGTCGGCGTGCTCTCGCTCGCGATCGTGTGCACCTCGGGGCTCGCGGTCGGAATGGTGCTCGGGCTGCAGGGCTACAACGTGCTCGTGCGGTTCGGCGCGGAGAGCTCGCTCGGCGTCGTCGTCGGTCTCACGCTGATCCGCGAGCTCGGGCCCGTCCTGACGGGGCTGCTCGTCGCGGGGCGCGCCGGCTCGGCCGCCACCGCGGAGATCGGCGCCATGGTCGCGACGGAGCAGATGGACGGGCTGCGCATGATGTCCGTCGATCCGATCCACTACGTCGTCATGCCGAAGGCGATCGCGCTGACGCTCGTGATGCCGCTGCTGTCGGCGCTCTTCATCGCGCTCTCGATCTTCGGCGGCTATCTCGTCGGAGTCCAGCTGCTCGGCCTCGACGGCGGCGCCTACCTGTCGAGTCTCGAGAACGGCGTGACGTACCAGGACGACGTCGTGGGCAGCCTGCTCAAGTCGTGGATCTTCGGAATGCTCGTCGGGCTGATCGCCACCTATCGCGGCTTCACCTGCGAGCCGAACTCGGCGGGCGTGAGCCGCGCGACGACGTCGACCGTCGTGACCACGTCGGTCTGCATCCTGCTCTTCGACTACGTGATCACGGCGCTCTGGGGCTTCTAG
- a CDS encoding ATP-binding cassette domain-containing protein, which yields MTGAAAPESAAREAHVELRDVRVSFGSRAVIQGLSCSFPRGRVSVLMGGSGTGKSTLLRVVAGLLTPQSGSVRVAGDEIVGLRERELASVRTRLGMLFQNGALLDSLSVFDNVALPLRERTRRSEAEIRDLVHEHLTAVGLDEVDDLLPRELSGGMLKRAALARAIVLDPEILLCDEPFSGLDPVNVLRIEALLTRLSDDLGLTVIMTSHHVPSSRRMADQITVLFPDSAVTGSPRELAASSDERVAPFLGVRGEAGGEGPLVELG from the coding sequence ATGACCGGCGCAGCGGCACCCGAGAGCGCGGCACGCGAGGCCCACGTCGAGCTCCGCGACGTCCGGGTCTCGTTCGGCTCCCGCGCCGTCATCCAGGGCCTCTCCTGCAGCTTTCCGCGCGGCCGCGTCTCCGTGCTCATGGGCGGGAGCGGCACCGGGAAGAGCACGCTCCTGCGCGTCGTGGCGGGGCTGCTCACGCCTCAGTCGGGCTCGGTGCGCGTCGCCGGCGACGAGATCGTCGGCCTGCGCGAGCGCGAGCTCGCTTCGGTCCGCACGCGCCTCGGCATGTTGTTCCAGAACGGGGCGCTCCTCGACTCGCTCAGCGTCTTCGACAACGTCGCGCTGCCGCTGCGCGAGCGCACGCGACGGAGCGAGGCCGAGATCCGCGACCTCGTGCACGAGCACCTCACCGCGGTCGGTCTCGACGAGGTGGACGACCTGCTGCCGCGCGAGCTCTCGGGCGGGATGCTGAAGCGCGCCGCGCTCGCGCGCGCGATCGTGCTCGACCCCGAGATCCTGCTCTGCGACGAGCCGTTCTCGGGCCTCGACCCGGTGAACGTGCTGCGCATCGAGGCGCTGCTCACGCGGCTCTCCGACGATCTCGGCCTGACCGTGATCATGACGTCGCACCACGTGCCGTCGTCGCGCCGCATGGCGGACCAGATCACGGTGCTCTTCCCCGACTCGGCCGTCACCGGGTCGCCGCGCGAGCTCGCCGCCTCGAGCGACGAGCGCGTCGCGCCCTTCCTCGGCGTGCGCGGCGAGGCCGGCGGCGAGGGGCCGCTCGTGGAGCTCGGCTGA